A window of Bdellovibrio svalbardensis contains these coding sequences:
- a CDS encoding polysaccharide deacetylase family protein, whose amino-acid sequence MALAKKLTRGALMITKKVLASLYVVTSVCASLAWGENDATANYVAEYKRVSGAYSDIMKSIENAKNGDEWDEKFHKLQGFMSNPGLDRNSGVALCAHLKSLDHHQLEYVENIIDSEITAISLKSCRAELLTRISYASRFRKASFDLDSDIARIRPIAFEERVVDEKLNVLSNQGFKDKEVMLTFDDGPTKNVTTNILNALKKAGVKGAFFSTGRMALANSEMAKRIVAEGHILGSHSYFHTLMMGRQVNRGKMSYDYFMSEFVGGHMAVYSAAKFIDPFFRFPNGCSNQNMARNVAELGLKNFRWSVDSFDWQFQVSKNPDYEKRRQDILKSFVTQLRASNNKGIVLMHDIFKQSGEALPLILNYLSDNGFKVVLLKPAHRQVTPNQEFPLVTQAYDYINSRGMKLSQVRPATNADGDPVSPEGYKSPVDFFHMFPQLTYQQHAINPAAADCEYR is encoded by the coding sequence ATGGCTCTCGCAAAGAAGCTCACGCGAGGTGCTCTTATGATTACAAAAAAGGTCTTAGCGTCGTTGTACGTTGTTACTAGTGTCTGCGCATCCCTGGCTTGGGGTGAGAACGACGCCACTGCGAATTATGTGGCTGAGTATAAACGAGTTTCTGGAGCGTATAGCGATATCATGAAGAGTATCGAGAATGCAAAAAACGGAGACGAGTGGGATGAGAAGTTCCATAAGCTTCAAGGCTTTATGAGCAATCCGGGCCTGGATAGAAACTCAGGCGTTGCACTTTGTGCGCATTTGAAATCATTGGATCATCATCAATTGGAATACGTTGAAAATATCATTGATTCAGAGATTACGGCGATTTCTTTGAAGTCTTGCCGTGCTGAGCTTCTGACACGTATTAGTTATGCCTCTAGATTCAGAAAAGCTTCCTTCGATTTGGATTCTGACATTGCGCGAATTCGTCCTATCGCTTTTGAAGAGCGTGTGGTCGATGAAAAACTGAACGTTTTGAGCAATCAGGGTTTTAAAGACAAAGAAGTCATGTTGACCTTCGATGATGGCCCGACAAAAAACGTGACGACGAATATTTTGAACGCTCTTAAAAAGGCAGGAGTGAAAGGTGCCTTCTTCAGTACGGGACGCATGGCTCTTGCGAACAGTGAGATGGCGAAGCGTATTGTGGCAGAGGGCCATATTCTGGGTTCACACTCCTACTTCCATACTTTGATGATGGGTCGTCAGGTGAATCGCGGCAAAATGTCTTATGATTATTTCATGTCGGAATTCGTCGGTGGCCATATGGCGGTTTACTCTGCGGCGAAATTTATTGATCCTTTCTTCCGCTTTCCAAATGGTTGTTCAAATCAGAACATGGCAAGAAACGTTGCCGAGTTGGGTTTGAAAAACTTCCGTTGGAGCGTCGACAGCTTCGACTGGCAGTTCCAAGTCAGCAAAAATCCTGACTATGAAAAACGCCGCCAGGATATTTTGAAATCTTTCGTGACGCAGTTGAGAGCTTCTAACAACAAAGGGATCGTGTTGATGCATGATATCTTTAAGCAGTCTGGCGAAGCTTTGCCTTTGATCTTGAACTACTTGTCTGACAACGGTTTCAAGGTGGTTCTGTTGAAGCCCGCTCACCGCCAAGTGACGCCAAATCAAGAGTTCCCACTAGTTACGCAAGCTTACGACTACATCAATAGTCGTGGAATGAAGTTGAGCCAGGTTCGTCCTGCGACAAATGCTGACGGTGATCCGGTTTCACCTGAGGGCTACAAAAGTCCTGTAGACTTCTTCCATATGTTCCCTCAGCTCACATACCAGCAGCACGCAATTAATCCAGCTGCAGCGGATTGTGAATATAGATAG
- a CDS encoding ABC-F family ATP-binding cassette domain-containing protein, protein MLLINTHKLEKAFAGKVLFKNVSLGIEEGDRVGLVGPNGAGKSTLLKILAGRMKPDSGEVTGKKGLRIGFLDQTPVFEPGVSILDAIMSDADYNEHIGPAYEWMARLELSQFGDTFLVEDLSGGWKKRVALARELVRGPELLLLDEPTNHLDVSSILWLEEFLAKAQFATLIITHDRLFLQRVTNKIFDLDPKNPNYLFSIEGEYSDYTEAKELMMAGQEAKEQTMKNTLRRETEWLRRGAKARLTKQKARIDRAYTLKDDVSDLTAKNASRLVKIEFKDADRNPQKLMELNNVTKAYDGRVLFKDFSYLVSPKTRMALLGDNGSGKSTLIRILLGQEQPDTGEVKQAEKLKVAYFEQNRETLNPKQSVLKNICPDGDYVHYQGSYVFARSYLERFQFNRQQVDLPVEKLSGGEQARLRIAQLMLNEAQVLVLDEPTNDLDVATLGVLEESLREFNGAVILVTHDRYFMDQVAKEIIALHKNPDGNTTMERFAGYLQWEEWFDEQKELENQKKEEVKQEAKVAAGKTKKLSFKEKFELENMEATIQGLEAKLEAAQAESVLPEVVSKASKVQELYSEIAKLQAEIERLYARWAELEGKG, encoded by the coding sequence ATGCTTTTAATTAATACCCACAAGCTTGAAAAAGCGTTCGCCGGAAAAGTTCTATTCAAAAATGTCAGCCTCGGAATCGAAGAGGGTGATCGCGTGGGCCTGGTCGGGCCCAATGGCGCTGGTAAATCCACACTTTTAAAAATTCTTGCTGGTCGTATGAAGCCTGATAGCGGTGAGGTCACCGGTAAAAAAGGTTTGCGTATTGGCTTCCTCGATCAAACTCCGGTATTTGAGCCGGGTGTGAGCATTCTCGATGCGATCATGAGTGATGCGGATTACAACGAACATATTGGTCCTGCTTATGAATGGATGGCGCGCTTAGAGCTTTCTCAATTCGGTGACACCTTCTTAGTGGAAGATCTGTCTGGTGGTTGGAAAAAACGTGTGGCCTTGGCCCGTGAATTGGTGCGCGGACCGGAGCTTCTTCTTCTGGATGAGCCAACGAATCATCTCGATGTCAGCAGCATCTTGTGGTTGGAAGAATTCTTGGCTAAAGCGCAATTTGCCACCCTGATCATCACGCATGATCGCTTGTTCTTGCAGCGAGTGACCAACAAGATTTTCGATTTGGATCCAAAAAATCCAAATTACTTATTCTCGATTGAGGGTGAGTATTCTGATTATACTGAAGCCAAAGAATTGATGATGGCCGGTCAGGAAGCCAAAGAGCAAACGATGAAGAACACACTTCGTCGTGAAACGGAATGGCTTCGTCGTGGCGCTAAGGCACGTTTGACGAAACAAAAGGCCCGTATCGACAGAGCTTATACTTTGAAAGATGATGTTTCTGATCTGACCGCAAAGAATGCGTCACGTTTGGTGAAGATCGAATTTAAAGATGCAGATCGCAATCCTCAGAAATTGATGGAATTGAACAACGTCACCAAAGCCTACGATGGACGTGTGCTATTTAAAGACTTCTCATACTTGGTTTCACCAAAAACACGCATGGCCCTTTTGGGTGACAATGGTTCTGGTAAATCCACTTTGATTCGTATTTTGCTGGGCCAAGAGCAGCCAGACACGGGTGAAGTGAAGCAAGCCGAAAAATTGAAAGTCGCGTATTTTGAACAAAATCGTGAGACCTTGAATCCGAAACAATCTGTTCTGAAAAACATCTGCCCGGATGGAGACTATGTTCACTATCAAGGCTCCTACGTTTTTGCGCGCAGTTATTTGGAGAGATTCCAATTCAATCGTCAGCAAGTGGATTTGCCTGTAGAAAAGCTTTCTGGAGGCGAGCAGGCCCGTTTGAGAATTGCACAGTTGATGTTGAATGAAGCGCAAGTTCTTGTTCTGGATGAGCCTACGAACGACTTGGATGTGGCAACCTTGGGTGTGCTCGAAGAGTCACTGCGTGAGTTTAATGGCGCAGTCATTCTGGTAACCCATGACCGTTATTTCATGGACCAGGTTGCCAAGGAAATCATCGCCCTTCATAAGAACCCAGATGGCAATACCACGATGGAGCGATTCGCGGGTTACTTGCAATGGGAAGAATGGTTCGATGAGCAAAAAGAGTTAGAGAATCAGAAAAAAGAAGAAGTTAAGCAAGAGGCCAAAGTGGCAGCGGGTAAGACCAAAAAGCTTAGCTTTAAAGAGAAGTTTGAACTTGAGAATATGGAAGCAACTATTCAAGGCTTGGAAGCCAAGCTCGAAGCCGCACAGGCGGAATCAGTTCTTCCGGAAGTTGTAAGCAAAGCTTCAAAAGTTCAAGAACTGTATTCTGAGATCGCAAAGCTTCAAGCTGAAATTGAACGTTTGTATGCAAGATGGGCCGAACTCGAAGGCAAAGGTTAA
- a CDS encoding RecQ family ATP-dependent DNA helicase encodes MTKDLHSQLSELLKQNFEFSAFRGEQEAILRKVWANEDLLALMPTGMGKSLCFQFPAKIRDGLVIVISPLIALMQDQVLKARDLNIPATCLNSTLTRDEREQRQERLAKGDYKLLYVTPERFRKPEFLKAIEGRKIQLLAIDEAHCISQWGHDFRPDYSRVGEFRALLGNPPTLALTATATPEVQKDILAKLNIPEAPTISAGIERSNLALRVHDVYGIDEKIRAMVALRHQHDGTAIIYCSLIGTLKKISSSLNRLGVPHLVYHGDLPPQDRKRNQKMFISGENPLMLATPAFGLGIDKNNVRLLIHSEIPSALESYFQEVGRAGRDGKEASCHLLYDQDDVSIQMEFLKWSHPEPEFIRKVYQLIEGNRLRVNQEKFDFLREQMNFKNRRDFRVEAAVSILERWGCLEKSDDPFPFQCVHEPTAEQFAAENGPQVLRAQNSKLLEMVRWATQDKECRMNYIYHYFGHKHETPCGKCDVCQGTAGKLE; translated from the coding sequence ATGACGAAAGACCTCCATTCACAACTTAGTGAACTTCTAAAACAGAATTTTGAGTTTAGCGCCTTTCGAGGCGAGCAAGAAGCGATTTTGCGTAAAGTATGGGCAAATGAAGATCTCCTCGCATTAATGCCGACCGGTATGGGAAAAAGCCTGTGTTTTCAATTCCCTGCCAAGATTAGAGACGGACTTGTTATTGTCATTTCACCGCTCATTGCCTTGATGCAGGATCAGGTTTTGAAGGCTCGTGATCTCAACATACCGGCAACCTGCCTCAATTCGACCTTAACCAGGGACGAGCGGGAGCAGCGCCAAGAGCGCCTGGCCAAAGGCGATTATAAACTTCTTTATGTGACCCCTGAGCGTTTTCGGAAACCGGAGTTCCTGAAAGCCATCGAAGGTCGCAAGATTCAGTTGCTGGCGATTGATGAGGCTCACTGTATTTCGCAGTGGGGGCATGATTTCCGCCCAGACTATTCTCGGGTGGGGGAGTTTCGCGCCCTGTTGGGGAACCCTCCGACTTTGGCTTTGACGGCAACGGCCACTCCCGAAGTGCAAAAAGACATTTTGGCAAAGTTGAACATTCCGGAGGCGCCGACAATCTCTGCGGGGATTGAGCGCAGTAATCTGGCGTTGCGAGTTCACGATGTTTACGGTATCGATGAAAAAATCCGCGCAATGGTGGCTCTTCGTCATCAACATGACGGGACGGCGATAATTTATTGTTCATTAATCGGAACTTTAAAAAAGATTTCTTCGTCACTGAATCGATTGGGTGTTCCACATTTGGTTTACCATGGTGACCTGCCTCCCCAAGATCGCAAACGCAATCAGAAAATGTTTATCTCTGGTGAAAATCCTTTGATGCTGGCGACGCCCGCTTTTGGTTTGGGCATTGACAAAAATAACGTGCGCCTTCTGATTCATTCGGAAATTCCAAGCGCGTTAGAGTCCTATTTTCAAGAGGTCGGGCGAGCTGGGCGTGACGGCAAAGAGGCTTCTTGTCATTTGCTTTACGATCAAGATGACGTCAGCATTCAAATGGAATTTTTGAAATGGTCCCATCCAGAGCCGGAGTTCATTCGTAAAGTCTATCAGTTGATTGAAGGCAATCGCCTGCGTGTGAATCAGGAGAAGTTTGATTTCTTGCGCGAACAGATGAACTTTAAAAACCGTCGTGACTTCCGGGTTGAGGCTGCGGTCAGTATTTTGGAGCGCTGGGGTTGCTTGGAAAAGTCAGATGATCCATTTCCGTTTCAATGCGTTCATGAACCGACTGCGGAGCAATTTGCCGCTGAAAATGGTCCTCAGGTATTACGCGCGCAAAACTCTAAACTTCTTGAAATGGTTCGTTGGGCCACGCAGGATAAAGAGTGCAGAATGAATTATATTTATCATTACTTTGGACATAAGCATGAGACTCCTTGTGGGAAGTGTGACGTATGCCAAGGTACAGCAGGCAAGCTCGAGTAG
- the fusA gene encoding elongation factor G: protein MSKKWNIDMVRNIGISAHIDSGKTTTSERILFYGGRIHAIHEVRGKDGVGATMDSMDLEREKGITIQSAATQVHWKDYTINLIDTPGHVDFTVEVERSLRVLDGAVLLLCGVAGVQSQSITVDRQMKRYGVPRLAFVNKLDRQGANPYRVADALVEKLRLNAVMIQIPVGLEDQHRGNVDLVDMKAYINEGESGETVKVTDIPPDLVETAQKYRQIMIGKLADIDPTIEEKFLMEEEPTNDEIRAAIRKGTISLKLVPVLCGSAYKNKGVQRLMDAVTYYLPSPAEKKEHALDLNKGEEKFELFPDPKKPTVALAFKLAETPFGQLTYMRVYQGQLAKGAFITNQTNKKAVKIPRLVRMHSDKMEDIDTAYAGDIVALFGIDCASGDTFCSEDINASMQSMHVPDAVISLAVAPKDKTAANNFSKALQKFRKEDPTFRVHRDEESNETIISGMGELHLEIYVERMKREFNCEVIVGQPQVAYRETISQAADYDYTHKKQTGGSGQYAKIVGKIQPLAPQEDGSVFKFSNEVVGGRIPKEFIPAVEEGFKEQTVKGPLIGFPIVGVEVVLEDGAYHDVDSSYMAFKIAGMAALREVYAAAKPTVLEPIMKLETVVPDEYQGSAVGQINQRRGTIVGTTAFDGNCVIEAEVPLTEMFGYSTDLRSATKGKGEFSMEFAKYLPVPRNIQEELAKKYQAKRAAEQK from the coding sequence ATGTCCAAAAAGTGGAATATTGATATGGTCAGAAACATTGGTATCTCGGCTCACATTGACTCGGGAAAAACGACGACTTCTGAACGTATTTTGTTCTATGGAGGAAGAATCCACGCCATCCACGAAGTACGTGGAAAAGACGGCGTTGGGGCGACAATGGACTCCATGGATCTAGAGAGAGAAAAAGGTATCACCATCCAGTCTGCGGCAACTCAGGTTCACTGGAAGGATTATACAATCAACCTAATCGATACTCCGGGGCACGTGGACTTCACAGTTGAAGTTGAACGCTCACTTCGCGTTCTTGACGGAGCTGTATTGCTTCTTTGCGGTGTTGCTGGTGTTCAATCTCAATCAATCACAGTTGACCGTCAGATGAAACGTTACGGCGTTCCTCGTTTGGCATTCGTGAATAAATTGGACCGTCAAGGTGCCAACCCTTATCGCGTTGCTGATGCTTTGGTTGAAAAATTGAGACTTAATGCCGTCATGATCCAAATCCCTGTTGGCTTGGAAGATCAGCACAGAGGAAACGTAGACCTTGTCGACATGAAAGCTTACATCAATGAAGGTGAATCTGGAGAAACTGTTAAGGTAACAGATATTCCACCAGACCTAGTTGAAACAGCTCAAAAGTACCGTCAAATTATGATCGGAAAATTGGCTGATATCGACCCTACCATCGAAGAGAAATTCTTGATGGAAGAAGAGCCAACTAACGATGAGATTCGTGCTGCTATCCGTAAAGGAACTATCAGCTTGAAACTTGTTCCAGTTCTTTGCGGTTCTGCTTACAAAAATAAAGGCGTTCAACGTCTTATGGATGCGGTAACTTACTACCTTCCATCACCTGCTGAGAAAAAAGAGCACGCTCTTGATCTTAACAAAGGCGAAGAGAAGTTTGAGTTGTTCCCAGATCCAAAAAAACCGACAGTTGCTTTGGCATTTAAACTTGCTGAAACTCCATTCGGTCAGTTGACTTACATGCGTGTTTACCAAGGTCAGCTAGCAAAAGGTGCTTTCATCACGAATCAAACGAACAAGAAAGCCGTTAAGATTCCTCGTCTAGTGCGTATGCACTCTGACAAAATGGAAGATATCGACACAGCTTACGCTGGTGACATCGTTGCATTGTTCGGTATCGACTGTGCTTCTGGTGATACTTTCTGTTCTGAAGACATCAACGCTTCTATGCAATCTATGCACGTTCCAGACGCGGTTATCTCTCTTGCAGTTGCTCCTAAAGACAAAACTGCAGCGAATAACTTCTCTAAAGCGTTGCAAAAATTCCGTAAGGAAGACCCTACTTTCCGCGTTCACCGTGACGAGGAATCAAATGAGACTATCATCTCTGGTATGGGTGAGTTGCACTTGGAAATCTACGTTGAACGTATGAAACGTGAATTCAACTGTGAAGTTATCGTTGGTCAACCTCAGGTTGCTTACCGCGAGACGATTTCTCAAGCTGCTGACTACGATTACACTCATAAAAAACAAACGGGTGGTTCGGGTCAATACGCGAAGATCGTTGGTAAAATCCAACCTCTTGCTCCACAAGAAGATGGCTCAGTATTCAAATTCTCTAACGAAGTTGTTGGTGGTCGTATTCCTAAAGAATTCATCCCAGCAGTTGAAGAGGGCTTCAAAGAGCAGACTGTTAAAGGTCCACTCATTGGCTTCCCGATCGTTGGTGTTGAAGTTGTTCTTGAAGACGGCGCATACCATGACGTCGACTCATCATACATGGCGTTCAAAATCGCTGGTATGGCGGCACTTCGTGAAGTTTATGCTGCAGCAAAACCTACAGTTCTTGAGCCTATCATGAAGCTTGAAACTGTCGTTCCAGATGAATATCAAGGTTCAGCGGTTGGTCAAATCAATCAACGCCGTGGTACAATCGTTGGAACAACTGCTTTTGATGGCAACTGCGTGATCGAAGCTGAAGTACCGTTGACAGAAATGTTCGGTTACTCAACTGATCTACGTTCTGCTACTAAAGGTAAAGGTGAGTTCTCTATGGAATTCGCGAAGTACTTGCCAGTACCTCGTAACATTCAAGAAGAACTTGCGAAGAAATACCAAGCGAAGCGCGCAGCTGAGCAGAAGTAA
- a CDS encoding PQQ-dependent sugar dehydrogenase, whose amino-acid sequence MHLMKTFILSLLVIPNIAFAAVKLPLEKLKLPKGFSISIFAEVPHARSMAQSEDGRIFVGTRESDKVYVIQDGKVQVFAEGLSVPNGVAFKDGKLYVAEIPRIYEFNVPAKVTRPLKPARILAQTFPSDGHHGWKFIRFGPDGKLYVPVGANCNVCETGTEYGRIYRIDVNGTSKEVIAEGVRNTVGFDWDPLTKDFWFTDNGRDMLGDDMPPDELNHLTKVGQHFGFPYCHGKDIKDPEFGKNKDCAKYTPPVVELRAHVASLGMRFYTGAMFPKEYQNSVILAEHGSWNRSIPQGYRLTFVQLQNGQPIKVEGFVEGWLQNDEAWGRPVDVEVLRDGSLLVSDDKAGVIYRITYNPQGK is encoded by the coding sequence ATGCATTTGATGAAAACATTTATTCTCAGTTTGTTGGTAATTCCAAATATCGCCTTCGCGGCAGTAAAGCTGCCGTTGGAAAAGCTGAAGTTGCCTAAAGGTTTTTCCATTTCTATTTTTGCAGAAGTTCCTCATGCGCGCTCTATGGCTCAATCCGAAGATGGACGTATTTTTGTGGGAACGCGTGAAAGTGACAAAGTTTATGTGATTCAAGATGGCAAAGTTCAAGTTTTCGCAGAAGGACTTTCCGTTCCGAATGGTGTTGCCTTCAAAGATGGAAAACTTTATGTCGCAGAAATTCCTCGGATTTATGAATTCAATGTTCCCGCAAAGGTCACTCGGCCTTTGAAGCCTGCGCGAATTTTGGCGCAGACATTTCCTTCAGATGGCCATCATGGTTGGAAGTTTATCCGTTTTGGTCCCGATGGAAAATTGTATGTTCCAGTCGGTGCTAACTGTAATGTCTGCGAGACCGGAACTGAGTATGGACGAATTTATCGTATAGATGTGAATGGCACTTCCAAAGAGGTGATTGCAGAGGGCGTACGCAATACCGTTGGGTTTGACTGGGATCCTTTAACGAAAGACTTTTGGTTTACGGATAACGGTCGCGACATGTTGGGCGATGATATGCCTCCTGACGAACTCAATCATCTTACGAAGGTGGGCCAACACTTTGGCTTCCCATATTGTCACGGTAAAGACATCAAAGATCCTGAATTTGGAAAAAACAAAGATTGTGCGAAATACACCCCACCTGTAGTTGAGTTGCGTGCCCATGTCGCCTCATTAGGTATGCGCTTTTATACAGGAGCAATGTTTCCCAAAGAATATCAGAACAGCGTGATTCTTGCTGAACACGGTTCCTGGAATCGCAGCATACCTCAAGGATATCGTTTGACCTTCGTGCAACTTCAAAATGGTCAACCAATAAAGGTCGAAGGTTTTGTTGAAGGGTGGTTGCAGAATGATGAGGCCTGGGGGCGTCCCGTCGATGTTGAGGTTCTTAGAGATGGCTCGCTACTGGTTTCTGACGACAAGGCTGGAGTTATCTATCGCATTACTTACAATCCTCAAGGAAAGTGA
- the aat gene encoding leucyl/phenylalanyl-tRNA--protein transferase, with product MKLHSSVDFPDPRDTMAEGVLAVGGKLDVGTLYAAYSKGIFPWPQAGFPMLWFSPEKRGILDFNDFHVPESLRRFRKKNPQIEITFNRDFHHVIEECSKQPRPGQDGTWILPLMKRAYLEFFKAGFCLSVEVRENNILIGGIYGVLVEGVFSGESMFYKKPNASKLALWALVEYLSNKGHDWIDVQMVTPVVGAMGGKYIDREDFLEMLEERHRQYELER from the coding sequence GTGAAGTTGCATTCATCTGTTGATTTTCCAGATCCCCGCGACACCATGGCCGAAGGAGTTTTGGCCGTTGGCGGAAAGCTTGATGTGGGCACTTTGTATGCGGCTTATTCGAAGGGGATTTTTCCTTGGCCTCAAGCAGGGTTTCCCATGCTGTGGTTTTCCCCGGAAAAGCGTGGCATTTTAGATTTCAATGATTTTCACGTCCCGGAAAGTCTGCGCCGTTTTCGCAAGAAAAATCCACAAATTGAAATCACCTTTAACAGAGATTTTCATCATGTGATCGAAGAGTGTTCCAAGCAGCCTCGCCCAGGTCAGGATGGAACTTGGATTTTGCCCTTGATGAAAAGAGCTTATTTGGAGTTTTTCAAAGCCGGCTTTTGTCTATCCGTCGAAGTTCGTGAAAACAATATTCTGATCGGTGGGATCTACGGCGTACTGGTTGAGGGTGTCTTTAGCGGGGAGAGCATGTTTTACAAAAAGCCCAATGCTTCAAAACTCGCGTTGTGGGCTCTCGTGGAGTATTTATCGAATAAGGGCCATGATTGGATCGACGTGCAAATGGTCACACCCGTCGTCGGAGCGATGGGTGGGAAGTATATCGATCGTGAGGACTTCTTGGAGATGTTGGAAGAGCGCCATCGTCAATACGAACTGGAACGTTAG
- a CDS encoding dienelactone hydrolase family protein encodes MIRSLGFRVFAMTFATALLSFNAFAAVKSETVEYKDGKAELEGFMAYDDSAKTPRPAVLIVHQWMGITDHEKDHARILAAQGYVAFALDVYGKGFRPTNVNEAGTLSGKYKEDRKLLRSREMAAYNLVKKDKRVDPKHIVVIGYCFGGLGALELGRFGAALAGIASFHGALSNPNPLDAKNIKSPVLVMHGALDPYVKKDEVDAFVKEMNDAKVDYEFISYSNAVHAFTQKMAGNNPSAGVAYNERADRRSWATFMEFLKEVAPIK; translated from the coding sequence ATGATCAGATCATTGGGGTTTCGGGTGTTTGCCATGACCTTTGCAACAGCTTTATTGAGTTTTAATGCCTTCGCAGCCGTGAAATCGGAGACTGTCGAATACAAAGACGGGAAGGCGGAGCTGGAAGGCTTCATGGCCTACGACGACAGTGCAAAAACGCCTCGGCCCGCGGTCCTTATTGTTCATCAATGGATGGGTATCACAGATCACGAGAAGGATCATGCCAGGATATTGGCCGCTCAGGGATATGTAGCCTTCGCATTGGATGTGTATGGCAAAGGTTTCCGTCCTACCAATGTTAATGAGGCAGGAACCCTTTCCGGCAAATATAAAGAAGATCGCAAGCTTCTGCGCAGTCGTGAGATGGCTGCTTACAATCTTGTGAAAAAAGACAAACGAGTGGATCCCAAGCATATTGTGGTTATCGGTTATTGCTTCGGTGGATTGGGTGCCTTGGAGCTCGGTCGTTTTGGCGCCGCACTGGCGGGGATTGCCAGCTTTCATGGAGCTTTGTCCAATCCCAACCCTCTAGACGCGAAGAACATCAAAAGCCCAGTGCTCGTGATGCATGGAGCTTTGGACCCTTACGTTAAAAAAGATGAAGTGGACGCTTTCGTGAAAGAGATGAATGACGCCAAGGTGGACTATGAGTTCATCTCTTACTCGAATGCGGTTCATGCCTTCACGCAAAAGATGGCAGGCAATAATCCAAGCGCCGGTGTCGCTTATAATGAACGAGCTGATCGCAGATCTTGGGCGACTTTCATGGAGTTCTTAAAAGAAGTGGCCCCGATTAAGTAG